The Miscanthus floridulus cultivar M001 chromosome 7, ASM1932011v1, whole genome shotgun sequence genome includes a region encoding these proteins:
- the LOC136463885 gene encoding photosynthetic NDH subunit of lumenal location 3, chloroplastic-like, producing the protein MDQGMELRGCVCRIKSSALELLSMEEDLTTDLDDDLWDLVRRDLQLKATFLYIDLNRVIACNECEERREEITLLANDFFYFMDELGDAVANRSVSVVKLCYGDAAQALREVVAAVAPPAAA; encoded by the exons ATGGATCAGGGGATGGAGCTGAGGGGATGCGTTTGTCGGATCAAGAGCTCGGCACTTGAGCTTCTGTCCATGGAGGAGGATCTGACGACTGATCTGGATGATGACCTGTGGGATTTGGTCAGGAGGGATCTCCAGCTGAAGGCCACCTTCCTGTACATTGACCTGAACCGTGTGATTGCCTGCAACGAGTGCGAGGAGCGCAGGGAGGAGATCACCCTTCTCGCCAACGATTTCTTCTACTTCATGGATGAG CTGGGTGATGCTGTGGCGAACCGGAGCGTCTCCGTCGTGAAGCTGTGCTACGGCGACGCGGCTCAGGCGCTCCGTGAAGTGGTCGCCGCCGTTGCGCCGCCGGCAGCAGCCTGA